The following nucleotide sequence is from SAR324 cluster bacterium.
TATTCAGTGGTCGTACGAAGAACTATGCAGGCAAGGCGCTGAAAGAGCAGCCGATCAGCCAGATGCAGTATCAGCGGTTGGTCAAGGGCTGGATGGAGTTACTGGGGCTAGCTACCGATGACTACAGCACCCATAGCTTACGGAAAACGAAAGCCAGTGCAATCTATGACGCCACCAAGAACGTGGAAGCAGTTCGGCAGTTGCTGGGTCATGCCAGCGTTGCGGCTACCAGCGCTTATCTGGGCATCGAGCAAGCCAAGGCGTTAGATATCGCCAAGAATCACAAGATGTTTTGAACAAGTCACAGACCCTATATCATTTAATTGAGGGAGGACAATAGATGCCAAGAAGTAAGCCAGTTGATCTTGGAATAAAATATTTTGACACACGGAATTCAGCGATCGAATTTTTTAGATCTATGCTTCACAGCTATCGTAAGGGGCAACGCATTGAAGGGGAAGACGCAGAACTTTTGTGAAGATTGCTTGAAAGGCATCCTGAGTGTGATGAGAAAATTGATGTTGGTATTGAATTTTTATTCAAAGAAGCTCCTCCAGATGATCATGGTGATGTTTCTTGATTCAACGTGCAGATAGCAGCAAAACAGATTTCAGCTTTTACACTTGTATCAAGGGTGAGCCACCATCAATGAAGACGCAGGTTATGGGAGCTATGTGTGGTTACGTTCTAGAAGAAATCAAAACAGCAAAACGAAGATTGTTTAATGAGTTAAAAAATGAAGAGGGTAGGATCCAGTGCCCAGTTACGTGTGAATGGATTTCTTATTGAGAAACCCATGCTGATCATCAAGCACCAATGATTTTCGAAATTATAGCTAAGGCTTTTATTGAGAGTCACCGACTAACTTGGGAGAATTTCCCACTATCGGAGGGGAGAGATAACCAATATCTTGCAACATTCACGGACCCAGATCTTATCCCGAGGTTTCAGGATTTCCATCGTAGAATGTCAGCAGGCCATATCGTTTTAAAGCACAAAAAGCATAATCTGTACGAAGGTGGCTGGTACCGCCTACAAACAGAAGAGCACAGCAAGCAACTCTGCAGCTTGATGGTATGGATGAAAGGACTTTCGTGGTCCAGAGTGCTTGGTGTCCTTACATGCAGCATATAATGCTTTCCCCTCTCCCCTATTCACTTGCAGAGCACATCTTTCAACTGCGTGAGGAAGACAAGATTCAACAGCAGATTGCTTCCGTCAGGCGAGGATTAAGCAATTTGTGGATGCACCCGACCAACACCGAAAG
It contains:
- a CDS encoding tyrosine-type recombinase/integrase — protein: MQKKPLSAKQTRAISKLLIDKPRDRALFHVGIDSMLRSSDLRHLTVEDVTDSKGIVREECGITQQKTKKTVTFNLSETTCAALQTWIEVSSKGSGEYLFSGRTKNYAGKALKEQPISQMQYQRLVKGWMELLGLATDDYSTHSLRKTKASAIYDATKNVEAVRQLLGHASVAATSAYLGIEQAKALDIAKNHKMF